Proteins found in one Micropterus dolomieu isolate WLL.071019.BEF.003 ecotype Adirondacks linkage group LG12, ASM2129224v1, whole genome shotgun sequence genomic segment:
- the LOC123979807 gene encoding leukotriene B4 receptor 1-like, which translates to MELNDSSHLNSTSSGSGNDTVVDNIIGTSMGALILSLVFLLGFPGNVFIIWSILARARKQSVTTLLILNLAIADGSLMALTPFFIIYLVLKNWVFGNVMCKVLFYLCLVNMYASIQLIMLMSIYRLVAVLWPQRLSLFTGRKTVLCVLGVVWVLVMVASVPALIFREMKEKKNSMECKSFHEPESYAALHYTLELVLGFLIPYSIIVVSYIRILRRLQNTKFGRRIRSEKLILAIVLTFCLFWLPYHIINMVQVTWALFPEGEGKKLLNKIWDSSRAVTSSIAFMSSCANPVLYFFAGKSYIRREGLAFMARLFERTGLDSASRKSRQNSQNSRDKDKDADTVMLQDKDPESVTNSSSNVKPVKNGK; encoded by the exons ATGGAGCTGAATGACAGTTCTCATCTCAACTCCACATCCTCCGGTTCAGGAAATGACACCGTTGTGGATAACATAATTGGAACCTCTATGGGCGCCCTCATCCTAAGCCTTGTCTTTCTCTTGGGCTTCCCTGGCAACGTCTTCATCATTTGGAGCATCCTAGCTCGTGCCCGAAAGCAGTCCGTCACCACCCTCCTCATCCTCAACCTAGCTATCGCAGATGGCTCTCTTATGGCTCTCACCCCATTCTTCATCATCTACCTGGTTTTGAAGAATTGGGTGTTTGGGAATGTGATGTGTAAGGTCCTCTTCTACCTGTGTCTGGTCAACATGTACGCCTCCATCCAGCTCATCATGCTCATGAGCATCTACAGGCTGGTGGCAGTGCTGTGGCCGCAGCGTCTCAGTCTTTTCACTGGCCGGAAGACTGTATTGTGTGTGCTGGGGGTGGTGTGGGTGCTGGTGATGGTTGCCTCTGTTCCTGCATTGATCTTCAGAGAaatgaaggagaagaaaaattCCATGGAATGCAAATCATTCCATGAACCTGAAAGCTAT GCAGCCCTCCATTACACACTGGAGCTTGTGTTGGGGTTTTTAATTCCCTACAGTATCATTGTAGTCAGCTACATCCGCATCTTACGGCGACTCCAAAACACCAAGTTCGGCCGTCGAATTCGTAGCGAGAAGCTCATCCTGGCCATTGTGTTGACCTTCTGCCTCTTTTGGTTGCCCTACCACATCATCAATATGGTGCAA GTTACATGGGCTTTGTTTCCAGAGGGTGAAGGAAAAAAATT GTTGAATAAAATATGGGACAGCAGCCGTGCTGTCACCTCTTCTATAGCCTTCATGAGCAGCTGTGCCAATCCGGTGCTTTACTTCTTCGCAGGAAAGTCCTACATCCGGCGAGAAGGACTGGCGTTCATGGCCCGCTTGTTTGAGCGAACAGGGCTGGACTCGGCTAGCAGGAAGAGCAGACAGAACAGCCAGAACAGCCgtgacaaagacaaagatgCAGATACTGTTATGCTACAGGACAAAGATCCAGAATCTGTTACCAACTCGAGCTCTAATGTTAAACCAGTAAAGAATGGTAAGTAG
- the ltb4r gene encoding leukotriene B4 receptor 1, with amino-acid sequence MASNITTTTFQSSSASFSLPISASAMAGIAILTMAFVLGFPGNLFVVWSVLCHVKKRSVTCLLVLNLALADAFVLLSAPFFLRFLAGGKGWEFGSAACKLVHYLSSVNMYVSIYLICLMSMDRWLAVTRPFLSQRMRTKRSLLVLLLAVWVLAFILSLPMPFYRSNLKKTLPNNITLSFCKSYHWGSTGHRVFQYLFETIMGCLVPFSLINTCYSSVICRLQSAKFHLKGQGSRLILLIISAFAIFWLPYHIVNIIEVVGLCASNDSVIKAALTARPNVTAFAYFSSAVNPILYVFAGSSHIRQAGLSFMGKLFEATNSESRSVSTFSRSVHMSRSSSSPDESSVLYTLSVKLGKSFKSKNQERSSSVAGNEFNEPELKTLANIEELE; translated from the exons ATGGCATCCAatatcaccaccaccaccttccAGTCCTCCTCTGCATCCTTTTCTCTGCCTATCAGTGCCTCAGCCATGGCTGGGATCGCCATCCTGACCATGGCGTTTGTGCTGGGCTTCCCCGGAAACCTATTTGTTGTTTGGTCggtgctctgccatgtgaagaAGCGCTCAGTGACCTGTCTGTTGGTGCTTAATCTGGCACTGGCAGACGCTTTTGTGCTACTCAGTGCCCCTTTTTTCCTGCGCTTCCTGGCTGGAGGCAAGGGCTGGGAGTTTGGCTCGGCAGCATGCAAGCTGGTGCATTACCTTTCAAGTGTGAACATGTATGTGTCCATTTACCTCATCTGCCTGATGAGTATGGATCGCTGGCTGGCCGTAACAAGGccttttctctcccagagaATGAGAACCAAGCGTTCCCTGCTGGTTCTCCTGCTGGCGGTCTGGGTGTTAGCTTTCATCCTGTCACTGCCGATGCCTTTCTATCGCAG TAATCTGAAGAAGACACTACCAAACAACATCACTCTGAGCTTTTGCAAGTCATACCACTGGGGCAGCACAGGTCACCGGGTCTTCCAGTACCTGTTTGAGACTATCATGGGCTGCCTGGTGCCTTTCTCCCTCATCAATACCTGTTACTCCTCCGTCATCTGCCGTCTGCAAAGCGCAAAGTTCCACCTTAAAGGGCAAGGCAGCCGCCTCATCCTGCTGATCATCAGTGCCTTTGCAATATTCTGGCTGCCCTATCACATCGTCAACATCATAGAG GTGGTCGGTCTATGTGCGAGCAATGATTCAGTGATCAAGGCGGCCCTTACAGCGCGTCCAAATGTCACAGCCTTTGCTTACTTCAGCAGCGCTGTCAACCCCATTCTCTACGTGTTTGCTGGCAGCTCCCACATCCGCCAGGCCGGCCTCAGCTTCATGGGCAAGCTCTTTGAGGCCACCAACTCGGAGAGCAGGAGCGTATCTACCTTCAGCCGTAGTGTCCATATGAGCCGCAGCAGCTCTTCACCGGATGagagctctgtcctgtacacgcTATCGGTCAAACTGGGGAAGTCTTTCAAAAGCAAGAACCAGGAGAGGAGCAGCAGTGTGGCAGGCAATGAGTTCAATGAGCCTGAACTCAAAACTCTGGCCAATATTGAGGAGCTAGAGTAG